One region of Polynucleobacter paneuropaeus genomic DNA includes:
- the lon gene encoding endopeptidase La translates to MPGHLLLPSEPIQLPLLPLRDVVVFPHMVIPLFVGRPKSIKALEAAMETGKSVLLVAQKAAAKDEPSVEDLYEVGCIANILQMLKLPDGTVKVLVEGVQRAEVSQVEDSLGYFNCEATPTAINALDAHETEALRRAIMAQFDQYVKLNKKVPQEILSSLGGIDEPSRLADTICAHLPVKLEQKQRLLEMNDVVQRLESLLADLESEIDILQVEKRIRGRVKRQMEKSQREYYLNEQVKAIQKELGEGEEGADLEELEKKIKTARMPKEALKKAESELKKLKLMSPMSAEATVIRNFIDTLVNLPWKKKSKINNDLTNAEKVLDEDHYGLDKVKERILEYLAVQQRVDRVKAPILCLVGPPGVGKTSLGQSIARATNRKFVRMALGGVRDESEIRGHRRTYIGSMPGKILTSLTKVGVRNPLFLLDEVDKMGMDFRGDPASALLEVLDPEQNNTFQDHYVEVDFDLSDVMFVATANSLNIPGPLLDRLEIIRLAGYTEDEKTSIAMNYLIPKQVKNNGLKKDELKIEESAVRSMIRYYTREAGVRSLEREISKICRKVVKLLLLKKESAPVTVNADNLEKFLSVRMYDFGLAAKENQIGQVTGLAWTEVGGDLLTIEAAVMPGKGVITRTGSLGDVMKESVEAARTVVRSRSRRLGITDEAFEKKDIHIHFPEGATPKDGPSAGIAITTALVSVFTGIPVRSDVAMTGEITLRGEVLPIGGLKEKLLAAHRGGIKLALIPEENVKDLIDIPDNVKNAIEIVPVRWIDNVLELALERKPEALPEPSPEELAKKASEASKASEKATGGDVLKH, encoded by the coding sequence ATGCCTGGCCACTTATTACTACCCTCTGAACCAATTCAACTGCCATTGCTCCCCCTGAGGGATGTGGTTGTTTTTCCACATATGGTGATTCCCCTATTCGTAGGTCGCCCTAAATCAATTAAAGCGCTTGAAGCTGCCATGGAAACTGGCAAGAGCGTGCTCTTGGTTGCCCAAAAAGCGGCCGCTAAAGATGAGCCCTCCGTAGAGGATCTCTATGAAGTGGGTTGTATTGCCAATATTCTCCAAATGCTGAAATTACCAGACGGAACCGTAAAGGTTTTGGTTGAAGGTGTTCAGCGTGCTGAAGTGAGCCAAGTAGAAGATAGCCTTGGTTATTTCAACTGTGAAGCAACCCCAACCGCGATTAACGCGCTAGATGCTCACGAGACTGAAGCTCTGCGTCGTGCCATCATGGCCCAGTTTGATCAGTATGTAAAACTCAACAAAAAAGTTCCACAAGAGATCCTGTCTTCATTGGGGGGTATTGACGAGCCTAGTCGTTTAGCCGATACCATCTGCGCGCATTTGCCAGTGAAGCTTGAACAGAAACAGCGCTTGCTTGAAATGAATGATGTTGTTCAGCGCTTAGAAAGTCTATTGGCTGATCTCGAGAGCGAGATTGATATTCTGCAAGTAGAGAAACGCATCCGCGGACGTGTGAAGCGTCAGATGGAAAAGAGTCAACGCGAGTACTACCTCAACGAACAAGTAAAGGCTATTCAAAAGGAATTGGGCGAGGGCGAAGAGGGCGCAGATCTTGAGGAGTTAGAGAAAAAGATTAAGACTGCCCGCATGCCAAAAGAGGCATTGAAAAAGGCAGAGTCTGAGTTGAAGAAACTCAAACTCATGTCGCCGATGTCTGCTGAAGCAACGGTGATCCGTAATTTCATTGATACCTTGGTTAATTTGCCTTGGAAAAAGAAAAGCAAGATCAATAATGATTTAACTAATGCTGAAAAAGTATTGGATGAAGATCACTATGGCTTAGATAAAGTTAAAGAACGGATCTTGGAGTACCTCGCAGTTCAACAACGAGTTGATCGCGTTAAGGCTCCGATTCTCTGTCTAGTAGGTCCTCCAGGCGTTGGCAAAACATCATTGGGTCAATCTATTGCTCGTGCAACAAACCGCAAGTTTGTTCGCATGGCATTGGGCGGTGTTCGTGATGAGTCAGAAATTCGTGGTCATCGTCGTACCTATATTGGCTCTATGCCTGGCAAGATTTTGACTAGCTTAACTAAAGTTGGTGTCCGCAATCCTCTGTTCTTGCTTGACGAAGTGGACAAAATGGGTATGGATTTCAGGGGCGATCCAGCAAGTGCTTTGCTTGAGGTTTTAGATCCTGAGCAAAACAATACTTTCCAAGATCACTATGTCGAAGTTGACTTTGACTTGTCAGATGTGATGTTCGTTGCTACCGCCAACTCTTTAAATATTCCCGGTCCTTTATTGGATCGCCTAGAAATTATTCGCTTGGCTGGCTACACCGAAGATGAAAAAACCAGTATCGCGATGAACTATCTCATTCCTAAACAAGTCAAGAATAATGGCTTGAAAAAGGATGAATTGAAGATCGAGGAGAGTGCAGTTCGTAGCATGATTCGTTACTACACTCGTGAAGCGGGCGTTCGCTCTTTAGAGCGCGAGATCAGCAAAATCTGCCGTAAGGTTGTCAAACTCCTTCTACTCAAAAAAGAATCTGCCCCAGTTACAGTTAACGCGGACAATTTAGAGAAGTTCCTCTCAGTGCGTATGTATGACTTTGGCTTAGCAGCTAAAGAAAATCAGATCGGTCAGGTAACTGGTTTAGCATGGACTGAAGTGGGTGGAGATCTTCTCACAATTGAAGCTGCCGTGATGCCAGGTAAAGGTGTTATTACTCGTACTGGCTCTCTAGGCGATGTCATGAAAGAATCAGTTGAAGCGGCTAGAACTGTAGTACGTTCACGCTCACGTCGCCTAGGCATTACCGATGAAGCTTTTGAGAAGAAGGATATTCATATTCACTTCCCTGAAGGTGCAACTCCTAAGGATGGCCCATCAGCGGGTATTGCGATCACTACCGCCTTGGTATCTGTGTTCACGGGTATTCCAGTTCGTTCTGATGTAGCGATGACAGGTGAGATTACTCTGCGCGGCGAAGTGTTACCCATTGGCGGCCTTAAAGAAAAGCTGTTAGCTGCTCACCGAGGCGGTATCAAGTTAGCCTTGATACCAGAAGAGAACGTGAAGGATTTGATTGATATTCCAGATAACGTCAAGAATGCGATTGAGATTGTTCCCGTACGCTGGATTGATAATGTGCTTGAGCTTGCCTTAGAGCGCAAACCCGAAGCTTTGCCAGAGCCCAGCCCCGAAGAGTTGGCAAAAAAAGCCAGCGAAGCGAGCAAAGCCTCTGAAAAGGCTACCGGCGGAGATGTCCTGAAGCACTAG
- a CDS encoding peptidylprolyl isomerase — MFDTVRKHQKILQIVLMLFIVPSFVMFGVSSYTGFFDKETDLVKVNGRAITAQEVENAAKRQAQRVGGSPQIAQSLPFRQAILNELLQQQLLGFAVNTLRLQVSKEELIRSLQSIPQIRALYRQDGSFDDVRFKQLLSSNGMNEEQFYASQSFDLKIQQLVGSVARTELGSPKLSETISALYESEREVQALEFSAKDYLSKVNPSTQELKDFYAANTQLFQSPEYIDVEYIVLKLDPKADPKAFADKADQFANVTYDQPDSLKPAADKLKLPIQTQQHLTRGGAPGLVNGHPLTNTKVIQSLFSDDALKNKRNIEAVQISPGVYVSARVVAFHPAQVLPFEEVSAEIKRQVTQRAAEKLATNAAAEKLAALKADPQNAAGFTKAFWVSRNKPGSLAGAAMDQIMTVDSKQLPAVVSINNPGVGATLYRIDQVRQATGADPALHKAQAQQIQALSAQEEFAGFMSYWRDAANVKIINPLKPMNAGNAGG; from the coding sequence ATGTTCGATACCGTTCGTAAGCATCAAAAGATTCTTCAAATCGTTCTGATGCTGTTCATAGTTCCCTCGTTCGTGATGTTCGGGGTCTCAAGTTACACCGGATTTTTCGATAAAGAAACCGATTTAGTCAAAGTCAACGGTCGAGCAATTACTGCTCAAGAAGTCGAAAACGCTGCAAAGCGCCAAGCCCAGCGTGTGGGCGGTAGTCCTCAAATCGCGCAAAGCTTGCCATTTCGTCAAGCCATTCTGAATGAATTGCTACAACAACAACTACTGGGCTTTGCTGTTAATACATTGCGGCTACAAGTGAGCAAAGAAGAATTAATTCGTAGTCTGCAAAGTATTCCGCAAATTCGAGCCCTATATCGCCAAGATGGCAGCTTCGATGATGTTCGTTTCAAGCAATTGCTTTCCAGCAATGGCATGAACGAAGAGCAGTTTTATGCCAGCCAAAGTTTTGATCTCAAGATTCAACAATTGGTTGGTTCTGTAGCCCGAACCGAATTAGGTAGTCCAAAGTTATCTGAAACTATTTCTGCTTTGTATGAGTCTGAGCGCGAGGTGCAAGCCTTGGAGTTCTCTGCTAAAGATTATTTGAGCAAGGTCAATCCTTCAACACAAGAATTAAAGGATTTCTATGCTGCAAATACACAGCTCTTTCAGAGCCCTGAATATATCGACGTCGAATATATCGTCTTAAAGTTAGATCCAAAGGCTGATCCGAAAGCTTTCGCTGATAAAGCAGATCAATTTGCTAACGTCACCTATGATCAGCCTGATAGCCTCAAGCCTGCAGCAGACAAACTCAAACTTCCAATTCAAACGCAACAGCATCTCACACGAGGTGGTGCGCCTGGATTGGTAAATGGTCATCCCTTAACTAATACCAAGGTGATTCAATCCCTATTTAGTGATGATGCTTTAAAGAATAAGCGCAATATTGAGGCAGTACAGATTTCACCAGGTGTTTATGTATCGGCTAGGGTAGTCGCCTTTCACCCAGCACAAGTTCTTCCATTTGAAGAAGTCAGTGCCGAGATTAAGCGTCAAGTTACCCAACGGGCCGCAGAAAAACTGGCTACGAATGCTGCTGCAGAAAAATTAGCTGCATTGAAAGCAGATCCACAAAATGCTGCGGGATTTACAAAAGCATTTTGGGTTTCTAGGAATAAACCGGGTAGTCTTGCGGGGGCTGCTATGGATCAGATCATGACGGTAGACAGCAAGCAATTGCCAGCAGTAGTTTCTATTAATAATCCCGGTGTTGGTGCGACTCTTTACCGCATTGATCAAGTCAGGCAGGCGACTGGTGCCGATCCTGCGCTTCATAAAGCCCAGGCCCAACAAATTCAGGCTTTATCTGCACAAGAGGAATTTGCAGGATTTATGAGCTATTGGCGAGATGCGGCTAATGTGAAAATCATTAACCCACTCAAGCCCATGAATGCCGGTAATGCTGGAGGGTAA